In Lytechinus variegatus isolate NC3 chromosome 12, Lvar_3.0, whole genome shotgun sequence, a single window of DNA contains:
- the LOC121425530 gene encoding peroxisome proliferator-activated receptor alpha-like isoform X3: MSGCDKYLDYVELSMKCRVCGDKASGFHYGVHSCEGCKGFFRRTHRMKLVYKPCPFVKTEPCKINIATRNKCQYCRFQKCMQVGMSHDASRFGRMPREERLRLLEELKDEETEATEEEKHRAEIRELTDRIHSIYINMWMGQFISMPVGARASRSKEHNSKNEDQKSMKELTEKEALTKFCRGALLAIIESLAKFAKKLQEFKNLDLNDQVCLLKHAAFEVAMIATSSRYASDGLWFPTDGVYFTKKMLEQLEISFFDGKFKFFEKMKKLNLTDRELALFCVLSLTSPDRDELIERDEVEKFQEQVLEAIQMELRTNHSNHRILLPRLLSLLVDLRQLVLDHIKQVQQLMLMDDPSYSGPPPLIKEIFGLY; encoded by the exons ATGTCGG GTTGTGACAAGTATCTTGACTATGTGGAGTTGAGTATGAAATGTAGAGTGTGCGGAGATAAAGCTTCAGGGTTTCATTATGGTGTGCATTCATGTGAAGGATGTAAA GGTTTCTTCAGAAGAACACATAGAATGAAGTTAGTGTATAAACCATGTCCATTCGTCAAAACAGAACCTTGCAAGATCAACATAGCAACAAGAAACAAGTGTCAATATTGTCGCTTTCAAAAATGTATGCAGGTTGGGATGTCACATGATG CCTCCAGGTTTGGTCGCATGCCGAGGGAGGAGAGGCTGCGGCTCCTGGAGGAGCTGAAGGACGAGGAGACGGAGGCGACGGAGGAGGAGAAACACAGGGCTGAAATCAGAGAGCTAACAGACAGGATACACagtatatatattaatatgtgGATGGGACAGTTCATCTCTATGCCGGTGGGAGCCAGAGCATCCCGAAGCAAAGAACACAAC AGTAAAAATGAAGACCAAAAATCTATGAAGGAACTCACAGAGAAAGAGGCCCTCACAAAATTCTGCAGAGGGGCATTATTAGCGATCATAGAAAGTTTGGCGAAGTTTGCAAAGAAACTCCAGGAATTCAAGAATCTCGATTTAAATGATCAG GTCTGTCTTCTGAAGCATGCTGCCTTTGAAGTAGCCATGATCGCGACGTCATCAAGGTACGCATCAGATGGGCTTTGGTTCCCCACAGATGGCGTCTACTTCACCAAGAAGATGTTGGAGCAGCTAGAAATCTCCTTCTTTGACGGCAAGTTCAAGTTCTTTGAGAAAATGAAGAAGCTGAACCTGACGGATAGAGAGCTGGCACTCTTTTGTGTCCTGTCATTAACATCACCTG ATCGGGATGAATTAATAGAACGTGACGAGGTGGAGAAGTTCCAGGAACAGGTCTTAGAGGCGATCCAGATGGAACTAAGAACCAATCACAGTAACCACAGGATACTCCTACCCAGACTCTTATCCCTTCTTGTAGACCTCAGGCAACTAGTCCTGGACCATATCAAGCAGGTCCAACAACTCATGCTGATGGACGATCCTTCTTATTCAGGTCCTCCACCGCTTATCAAGGAAATATTTGGACTTTATTGA
- the LOC121425530 gene encoding peroxisome proliferator-activated receptor alpha-like isoform X1, with the protein MMENVYVCRQPLRVKVERSKPYKMSGCDKYLDYVELSMKCRVCGDKASGFHYGVHSCEGCKGFFRRTHRMKLVYKPCPFVKTEPCKINIATRNKCQYCRFQKCMQVGMSHDASRFGRMPREERLRLLEELKDEETEATEEEKHRAEIRELTDRIHSIYINMWMGQFISMPVGARASRSKEHNSKNEDQKSMKELTEKEALTKFCRGALLAIIESLAKFAKKLQEFKNLDLNDQVCLLKHAAFEVAMIATSSRYASDGLWFPTDGVYFTKKMLEQLEISFFDGKFKFFEKMKKLNLTDRELALFCVLSLTSPDRDELIERDEVEKFQEQVLEAIQMELRTNHSNHRILLPRLLSLLVDLRQLVLDHIKQVQQLMLMDDPSYSGPPPLIKEIFGLY; encoded by the exons ATGATGGAAAAT GTATATGTATGCAGACAACCTCTGAGAGTGAAGGTAGAGAGGAGTAAGCCTTATAAAATGTCGG GTTGTGACAAGTATCTTGACTATGTGGAGTTGAGTATGAAATGTAGAGTGTGCGGAGATAAAGCTTCAGGGTTTCATTATGGTGTGCATTCATGTGAAGGATGTAAA GGTTTCTTCAGAAGAACACATAGAATGAAGTTAGTGTATAAACCATGTCCATTCGTCAAAACAGAACCTTGCAAGATCAACATAGCAACAAGAAACAAGTGTCAATATTGTCGCTTTCAAAAATGTATGCAGGTTGGGATGTCACATGATG CCTCCAGGTTTGGTCGCATGCCGAGGGAGGAGAGGCTGCGGCTCCTGGAGGAGCTGAAGGACGAGGAGACGGAGGCGACGGAGGAGGAGAAACACAGGGCTGAAATCAGAGAGCTAACAGACAGGATACACagtatatatattaatatgtgGATGGGACAGTTCATCTCTATGCCGGTGGGAGCCAGAGCATCCCGAAGCAAAGAACACAAC AGTAAAAATGAAGACCAAAAATCTATGAAGGAACTCACAGAGAAAGAGGCCCTCACAAAATTCTGCAGAGGGGCATTATTAGCGATCATAGAAAGTTTGGCGAAGTTTGCAAAGAAACTCCAGGAATTCAAGAATCTCGATTTAAATGATCAG GTCTGTCTTCTGAAGCATGCTGCCTTTGAAGTAGCCATGATCGCGACGTCATCAAGGTACGCATCAGATGGGCTTTGGTTCCCCACAGATGGCGTCTACTTCACCAAGAAGATGTTGGAGCAGCTAGAAATCTCCTTCTTTGACGGCAAGTTCAAGTTCTTTGAGAAAATGAAGAAGCTGAACCTGACGGATAGAGAGCTGGCACTCTTTTGTGTCCTGTCATTAACATCACCTG ATCGGGATGAATTAATAGAACGTGACGAGGTGGAGAAGTTCCAGGAACAGGTCTTAGAGGCGATCCAGATGGAACTAAGAACCAATCACAGTAACCACAGGATACTCCTACCCAGACTCTTATCCCTTCTTGTAGACCTCAGGCAACTAGTCCTGGACCATATCAAGCAGGTCCAACAACTCATGCTGATGGACGATCCTTCTTATTCAGGTCCTCCACCGCTTATCAAGGAAATATTTGGACTTTATTGA
- the LOC121425530 gene encoding peroxisome proliferator-activated receptor alpha-like isoform X2 has protein sequence MLLARSMPIPQYGCDKYLDYVELSMKCRVCGDKASGFHYGVHSCEGCKGFFRRTHRMKLVYKPCPFVKTEPCKINIATRNKCQYCRFQKCMQVGMSHDASRFGRMPREERLRLLEELKDEETEATEEEKHRAEIRELTDRIHSIYINMWMGQFISMPVGARASRSKEHNSKNEDQKSMKELTEKEALTKFCRGALLAIIESLAKFAKKLQEFKNLDLNDQVCLLKHAAFEVAMIATSSRYASDGLWFPTDGVYFTKKMLEQLEISFFDGKFKFFEKMKKLNLTDRELALFCVLSLTSPDRDELIERDEVEKFQEQVLEAIQMELRTNHSNHRILLPRLLSLLVDLRQLVLDHIKQVQQLMLMDDPSYSGPPPLIKEIFGLY, from the exons ATGCTGCTTGCTCGAAGCATGCCTATTCCTCAGTATG GTTGTGACAAGTATCTTGACTATGTGGAGTTGAGTATGAAATGTAGAGTGTGCGGAGATAAAGCTTCAGGGTTTCATTATGGTGTGCATTCATGTGAAGGATGTAAA GGTTTCTTCAGAAGAACACATAGAATGAAGTTAGTGTATAAACCATGTCCATTCGTCAAAACAGAACCTTGCAAGATCAACATAGCAACAAGAAACAAGTGTCAATATTGTCGCTTTCAAAAATGTATGCAGGTTGGGATGTCACATGATG CCTCCAGGTTTGGTCGCATGCCGAGGGAGGAGAGGCTGCGGCTCCTGGAGGAGCTGAAGGACGAGGAGACGGAGGCGACGGAGGAGGAGAAACACAGGGCTGAAATCAGAGAGCTAACAGACAGGATACACagtatatatattaatatgtgGATGGGACAGTTCATCTCTATGCCGGTGGGAGCCAGAGCATCCCGAAGCAAAGAACACAAC AGTAAAAATGAAGACCAAAAATCTATGAAGGAACTCACAGAGAAAGAGGCCCTCACAAAATTCTGCAGAGGGGCATTATTAGCGATCATAGAAAGTTTGGCGAAGTTTGCAAAGAAACTCCAGGAATTCAAGAATCTCGATTTAAATGATCAG GTCTGTCTTCTGAAGCATGCTGCCTTTGAAGTAGCCATGATCGCGACGTCATCAAGGTACGCATCAGATGGGCTTTGGTTCCCCACAGATGGCGTCTACTTCACCAAGAAGATGTTGGAGCAGCTAGAAATCTCCTTCTTTGACGGCAAGTTCAAGTTCTTTGAGAAAATGAAGAAGCTGAACCTGACGGATAGAGAGCTGGCACTCTTTTGTGTCCTGTCATTAACATCACCTG ATCGGGATGAATTAATAGAACGTGACGAGGTGGAGAAGTTCCAGGAACAGGTCTTAGAGGCGATCCAGATGGAACTAAGAACCAATCACAGTAACCACAGGATACTCCTACCCAGACTCTTATCCCTTCTTGTAGACCTCAGGCAACTAGTCCTGGACCATATCAAGCAGGTCCAACAACTCATGCTGATGGACGATCCTTCTTATTCAGGTCCTCCACCGCTTATCAAGGAAATATTTGGACTTTATTGA